In the genome of Streptomyces racemochromogenes, one region contains:
- a CDS encoding RNA polymerase sigma factor, producing the protein MSYPTLRCGATVLGALEVAPVQTQTLTVNASRPAADASDPDPEAEADTVEDAGDEEPEVLELIEPVPPQRARDNGAGTGPSADLFRQYLREIGRIPLLTAAEEVELARRVEAGLFAEEKLAGATDLDSQLAVDLDKLVVMGRMAKRRLIESNLRLVVSVAKRYVGRGLTMLDLVQEGNLGLIRAVEKFDYARGYKFSTYATWWIRQAMSRALADQARTIRVPVHVVELINRVIRVQRRMLQERGYEPTAEEVAVHLELTPERVLEVLRLAQEPVSLHAPVGEEDDVALGDLIEDGDAASPMESAAFFLLREHLEAVLSTLGERERKVVQLRYGLADGRPRTLEEIGRIFGVTRERIRQIESKTLNKLRDHAFADQLRGYLD; encoded by the coding sequence GTGTCGTACCCCACACTGAGGTGCGGTGCCACCGTCCTCGGAGCCCTGGAGGTCGCCCCCGTGCAGACCCAGACCCTGACCGTGAACGCGAGCCGCCCCGCCGCAGACGCCTCCGATCCGGATCCCGAGGCCGAGGCCGACACGGTGGAGGACGCCGGCGACGAGGAACCCGAGGTCCTCGAACTCATCGAACCGGTACCCCCGCAGCGCGCCCGCGACAACGGCGCCGGGACCGGGCCCTCGGCCGACCTCTTCCGCCAGTACCTGCGCGAGATAGGCAGGATCCCGCTGCTCACCGCCGCCGAAGAGGTCGAACTCGCCCGGCGCGTGGAAGCGGGACTCTTCGCCGAGGAGAAACTCGCCGGCGCCACCGACCTCGACTCCCAGCTCGCCGTCGACCTCGACAAACTCGTCGTCATGGGCCGGATGGCCAAACGCCGGCTCATCGAGTCGAACCTGCGGCTCGTCGTCTCCGTCGCCAAGCGCTACGTCGGCCGCGGACTGACCATGCTCGACCTGGTCCAGGAGGGCAACCTCGGCCTGATCAGGGCCGTCGAGAAGTTCGACTACGCCCGCGGCTACAAGTTCTCCACCTACGCCACCTGGTGGATCCGGCAGGCGATGTCACGGGCCCTCGCCGACCAGGCCCGCACCATCCGCGTCCCCGTCCACGTCGTCGAACTCATCAACCGCGTCATCCGCGTCCAGCGCCGCATGCTCCAGGAACGCGGCTACGAACCCACCGCCGAGGAAGTCGCCGTCCACCTGGAACTGACCCCCGAGCGGGTCCTGGAAGTGCTCCGCCTCGCCCAGGAACCCGTCTCCCTGCACGCCCCGGTCGGCGAAGAGGACGACGTCGCCCTCGGCGACCTGATCGAGGACGGCGACGCCGCCTCCCCCATGGAGTCCGCCGCCTTCTTCCTGCTGCGCGAACACCTCGAAGCCGTCCTCTCCACCCTCGGCGAACGCGAACGCAAGGTCGTCCAGCTCCGCTACGGCCTCGCCGACGGCCGCCCCCGCACCCTGGAGGAGATCGGCCGCATCTTCGGCGTCACCCGCGAGCGGATCCGCCAGATCGAGTCCAAGACCCTCAACAAGCTGCGCGACCACGCCTTCGCCGACCAGCTGCGCGGCTACCTCGACTGA
- a CDS encoding ABC transporter ATP-binding protein, which translates to MSGPGGRMMMGPAQRSMDFKGSGKRLLRQLAQDRGKLWGMVAAVVGSVGCAVLGPKILGGATDLVFAGIVGRQMPDGLTKQQALDGLRERGQGGMADMLSGTDFTPGQGIDFGAVGVTALWALLVFVLAGLLMLVATRLSNHVMNGTVYRMREELQAKLSRLPLSYFDQQKRGEVLSRATNDIDNIGQTLQQTMGQLLNSLLTIVGVLVMMFWISPLLALVALLTVPVSVVVAARIGKRSQPQFVAQWKTTGALNAHIEEMYSGHALVKVFGRQQESAAVFAEQNEELYRASFKAQLVSGIMQPVMFFISNINYVLVAVVGGLRVASGTLSIGDVQAFIQYSRQFSMPLSQVASMANLVQSGVASAERVYELLDAPEQEPDAEVPERPRELRGQVTLDKVAFRYEPDKPLIENLSLTVEPGQTVAIVGPTGAGKTTLVNLLMRFYEVTGGEIALDGVDIAKMTREELRGGIGMVLQDTWLFGGTIAENIAYGASREVTRGEIEEAARAAHADRFIRTLPDGYDTVLDDEGAGVSAGEKQLITIARAFLSDPVILVLDEATSSVDTRTEVLIQKAMARLAHGRTSFVIAHRLSTIRDADVILVMESGSIVEQGTHEELLAAEGAYARLYAAQFAQAVAEVD; encoded by the coding sequence ATGAGCGGGCCCGGAGGACGGATGATGATGGGGCCGGCCCAGCGGTCCATGGACTTCAAGGGGTCCGGCAAGCGGCTGCTGCGCCAGCTGGCGCAGGACCGGGGCAAGCTGTGGGGCATGGTCGCGGCCGTGGTCGGCAGTGTCGGCTGCGCCGTGCTCGGGCCGAAGATCCTCGGCGGGGCCACCGACCTGGTGTTCGCGGGGATCGTCGGCCGGCAGATGCCGGACGGCCTGACCAAGCAGCAGGCGCTGGACGGGCTGCGCGAGCGGGGCCAGGGCGGCATGGCGGACATGCTGTCCGGCACCGACTTCACCCCGGGGCAGGGCATCGACTTCGGTGCCGTGGGGGTGACGGCGTTGTGGGCGCTGCTGGTGTTCGTCCTGGCGGGCCTGCTGATGCTGGTCGCCACGCGGCTGTCGAACCACGTGATGAACGGCACCGTCTACCGGATGCGCGAGGAGCTCCAGGCGAAGCTGTCGCGGCTGCCGTTGTCGTACTTCGACCAGCAGAAGCGCGGGGAGGTGCTGAGCCGGGCGACGAACGACATAGACAACATCGGCCAGACCCTCCAGCAGACGATGGGCCAGCTGCTGAACTCGCTGCTGACGATCGTCGGCGTGCTGGTGATGATGTTCTGGATCTCGCCGCTGCTGGCGCTGGTCGCGCTGCTGACCGTGCCGGTGTCGGTGGTGGTCGCGGCGAGGATCGGCAAGAGGTCGCAGCCGCAGTTCGTGGCGCAGTGGAAGACCACGGGCGCGCTCAACGCCCACATCGAGGAGATGTACTCCGGCCACGCGCTGGTGAAGGTCTTCGGGCGGCAGCAGGAGTCGGCGGCGGTCTTCGCCGAGCAGAACGAGGAGCTGTACCGGGCCTCGTTCAAGGCGCAGCTGGTCAGTGGCATCATGCAGCCGGTGATGTTCTTCATCTCGAACATCAACTACGTGCTGGTCGCGGTCGTCGGCGGTCTGCGGGTGGCCTCGGGCACCCTGTCGATCGGTGACGTGCAGGCCTTCATCCAGTACTCGCGCCAGTTCTCGATGCCGCTGTCGCAGGTGGCGTCGATGGCGAACCTGGTGCAGTCGGGCGTCGCCTCGGCGGAGCGGGTGTACGAGCTGCTGGACGCGCCGGAGCAGGAGCCGGACGCGGAGGTCCCGGAGCGTCCGCGGGAGCTGCGCGGTCAGGTGACCCTGGACAAGGTGGCCTTCCGCTACGAGCCGGACAAGCCGCTCATCGAGAACCTCTCGCTGACGGTGGAGCCGGGGCAGACGGTCGCCATCGTCGGCCCGACGGGCGCCGGCAAGACCACGCTGGTCAATCTGCTGATGCGGTTCTACGAGGTCACGGGCGGGGAGATCGCCCTGGACGGGGTGGACATCGCCAAGATGACCCGCGAGGAGCTGCGCGGCGGGATCGGCATGGTGCTCCAGGACACCTGGCTGTTCGGCGGGACGATCGCGGAGAACATCGCCTACGGCGCGTCCCGCGAGGTGACGCGCGGCGAGATCGAGGAGGCCGCGCGGGCGGCGCACGCGGACCGTTTCATCCGCACGCTGCCGGACGGCTACGACACGGTGCTGGACGACGAGGGCGCGGGTGTCAGCGCGGGTGAGAAGCAGCTGATCACCATCGCGCGGGCGTTCCTGTCGGATCCGGTGATCCTGGTGCTCGACGAGGCGACGAGTTCGGTGGACACCCGTACCGAGGTGCTGATCCAGAAGGCGATGGCGCGCCTGGCGCACGGCCGTACGTCCTTCGTGATCGCGCACCGGCTGTCGACGATCCGCGACGCGGACGTGATCCTGGTGATGGAGAGCGGCTCGATCGTGGAGCAGGGCACGCACGAGGAGCTGCTGGCGGCCGAGGGCGCGTACGCGCGGTTGTACGCGGCGCAGTTCGCGCAGGCGGTGGCCGAGGTCGACTGA
- a CDS encoding ABC transporter ATP-binding protein, which yields MLIRLLRTHLGPYKKAIAALVLLQLLQTSASLYLPTLNADIIDNGVVNGDTGYILRFGALMLGVSLVQLVCNVGAVYYGARTAAALGRDVRASVFDRVQSFSARELGQFGAPSLITRTTNDVQQVQMLVLMTFTLMVSAPIMCVGGIAMALSLDVKLSGVLLAVVPVLGVSVGAIVWKTRPLFRLMQERLDVVNRVLREQITGNRVIRAFVRDGYEEERFRRANSELTAVSLASGKLLALMFPVVILVVNISSVAVIWFGAMRVDGGGMEIGQLTAFLAYLMQIVMAVMMATFMFMMVPRAEVCAERIQEVLDTESSVVPPVDPVRTLSRRGQLELRGADFRYPGAEAPVLRGVDLVARPGETTAVIGSTGSGKSTLLGLVPRLFDATGGDVLVDGEDVRRIDPELLARTVGMVPQKPYLFSGTVASNLRYGRPDATDEELWRALEVAQAKDFVSELEGGLEAPVTQGGTNVSGGQRQRLAIARTLVQRPEIYLFDDSFSALDYATDAALRAALARETEDATVVIVAQRVSTIRDADRIIVLDEGRVVGEGRHHELMAGNETYREIVLSQLTEAEAA from the coding sequence GTGCTCATACGACTGCTGCGGACCCACCTGGGTCCGTACAAGAAAGCCATCGCCGCACTGGTGCTGCTGCAACTCCTGCAGACCAGTGCGAGCCTCTACCTGCCCACCCTCAACGCGGACATCATCGACAACGGTGTCGTCAACGGGGACACCGGCTACATCCTGCGCTTCGGCGCGCTGATGCTCGGGGTCTCCCTCGTCCAGCTCGTCTGCAACGTCGGGGCCGTCTACTACGGGGCGCGCACGGCGGCCGCGCTCGGCCGCGACGTGCGCGCCTCCGTCTTCGACCGGGTGCAGAGCTTCTCGGCGCGGGAGCTGGGCCAGTTCGGCGCCCCGTCGCTGATCACCCGTACGACGAACGACGTCCAGCAGGTCCAGATGCTGGTGCTGATGACCTTCACTCTGATGGTCTCGGCGCCGATCATGTGCGTCGGCGGCATCGCCATGGCGCTCTCGCTCGACGTGAAGCTGTCGGGCGTGCTGCTCGCGGTGGTGCCCGTGCTGGGCGTGTCGGTCGGCGCGATCGTCTGGAAGACGCGACCGCTGTTCCGCCTGATGCAGGAACGCCTCGACGTCGTCAACCGGGTGCTGCGCGAGCAGATCACCGGCAACCGCGTGATCCGCGCCTTCGTCCGCGACGGCTACGAGGAGGAGCGCTTCCGCCGGGCGAACTCCGAGCTGACCGCGGTCTCGCTGGCCTCCGGCAAGCTGCTCGCGCTGATGTTCCCGGTCGTCATCCTGGTCGTGAACATCTCCAGCGTCGCCGTCATCTGGTTCGGTGCGATGCGGGTGGACGGGGGCGGCATGGAGATCGGTCAGCTGACCGCCTTCCTCGCCTACCTGATGCAGATCGTCATGGCCGTGATGATGGCCACCTTCATGTTCATGATGGTGCCGCGCGCCGAGGTCTGCGCCGAGCGCATCCAGGAGGTCCTGGACACCGAGTCCAGCGTGGTCCCGCCCGTCGACCCGGTGCGTACGCTCTCCCGGCGCGGGCAGCTGGAGCTGCGCGGCGCCGACTTCCGCTACCCGGGCGCCGAGGCCCCGGTGCTGCGCGGGGTGGACCTGGTGGCCCGCCCCGGCGAGACCACCGCGGTGATCGGTTCCACCGGCAGCGGCAAGTCGACGCTGCTGGGCCTGGTGCCCCGGCTGTTCGACGCGACCGGCGGTGACGTGCTGGTCGACGGGGAGGACGTACGCCGGATCGACCCGGAGCTGCTGGCGCGGACGGTCGGCATGGTCCCGCAGAAGCCGTACCTGTTCTCCGGGACGGTCGCCTCCAACCTGCGCTACGGGCGCCCGGACGCGACCGACGAGGAGCTGTGGCGGGCCCTGGAGGTGGCCCAGGCCAAGGACTTCGTGTCCGAGCTGGAGGGCGGTCTGGAGGCGCCGGTCACCCAGGGCGGGACGAACGTCTCCGGCGGCCAGCGCCAGCGTCTGGCCATCGCCCGCACGCTCGTGCAGCGCCCGGAGATCTACCTGTTCGACGATTCCTTCTCGGCCCTGGACTACGCGACGGACGCGGCGCTGCGCGCGGCGCTCGCCCGGGAGACCGAGGACGCGACGGTCGTCATCGTCGCCCAGCGGGTCTCCACGATCCGCGACGCCGACCGGATCATCGTCCTCGACGAGGGCCGGGTGGTGGGCGAGGGCCGCCACCACGAGCTGATGGCCGGCAACGAGACCTACCGGGAGATCGTGCTCTCCCAGCTGACGGAGGCGGAGGCCGCATGA
- a CDS encoding FGGY family carbohydrate kinase: MGIVAGLDSSSAFTRIVVCDTDTGAVLRQGYAPHPQPAGEAVPHETDPQAWLLSLGEAAGGGLLEGVQAIGVSAQQHGLLPLDSQGALVRPAMIGNDKRGQVVAADLIGALGGKAAWVAAVGAVPHAAQPITKLAWLARNEPEAARRVAVVLSPHDWLVWQLLGRPARRTTDRAGASGTGYWSAATGSYRPDLVELALGHQALLPEVLGPADAAGMTPEGLLISAGTGETTAAALGLGIGPGDAVVSLGASGSVMAVHHEALSDPGGLITSLADAGGMHLPVVNTSNAVRALRGTADMLGTDLEGLSALALKSTPGAHGLVLLPYLEGERTPNLPHTAGTLSGLRRDSMKPEHLARAAFEGMLCGLVDALDVLRHRGVGIRRVFLLGAAAELPAVQAAAPGLFGTQVVVPAPADYAALGAARQAAWALGVRQGTLAPHVPPLWPAPPAQVFEPGEDYPAWQAVRQQYVTTREQMHPGAFGF, translated from the coding sequence ATGGGGATAGTCGCCGGGCTGGACAGCTCTTCCGCCTTCACTCGCATCGTCGTCTGCGACACGGACACGGGGGCCGTGCTGCGCCAGGGCTACGCGCCCCATCCGCAGCCCGCCGGCGAGGCCGTCCCCCACGAGACCGACCCGCAGGCCTGGCTGCTCTCCCTCGGCGAAGCCGCCGGGGGCGGGCTGCTGGAGGGCGTCCAGGCCATCGGCGTCTCCGCGCAGCAGCACGGCCTGCTGCCGCTGGACTCGCAGGGCGCCCTGGTCCGCCCGGCCATGATCGGCAACGACAAGCGCGGTCAGGTCGTCGCCGCCGACCTGATCGGGGCGCTCGGCGGCAAGGCCGCCTGGGTGGCCGCCGTCGGCGCCGTCCCGCACGCCGCGCAGCCGATCACGAAGCTCGCCTGGCTGGCCCGCAACGAGCCCGAGGCGGCGCGCCGGGTGGCGGTGGTGCTGTCCCCGCACGACTGGCTGGTCTGGCAGCTGCTCGGCCGGCCCGCGCGCCGCACCACCGACCGGGCCGGGGCCTCGGGCACCGGGTACTGGTCGGCGGCCACCGGTTCCTACCGTCCCGACCTGGTCGAGCTGGCGCTCGGGCACCAGGCGCTGCTGCCCGAGGTGCTCGGCCCCGCCGACGCCGCCGGGATGACCCCCGAGGGGCTGCTGATCTCCGCCGGGACCGGGGAGACCACGGCCGCCGCGCTGGGGCTGGGCATCGGCCCGGGCGACGCGGTGGTCTCGCTGGGTGCCTCCGGTTCGGTGATGGCCGTGCACCACGAGGCGCTGTCCGACCCGGGCGGCCTGATCACCTCCCTCGCCGACGCGGGCGGCATGCACCTGCCGGTGGTGAACACCTCCAACGCCGTACGGGCCCTGCGCGGCACCGCCGACATGCTGGGCACCGACCTGGAGGGGCTGAGCGCGCTCGCGCTGAAGTCGACCCCCGGTGCACACGGCCTCGTACTCCTGCCGTACCTGGAGGGAGAGCGGACCCCGAACCTGCCGCACACCGCCGGGACCCTGTCGGGGCTGCGCCGGGACTCGATGAAGCCCGAGCACCTCGCGCGGGCCGCCTTCGAGGGCATGCTGTGCGGGCTGGTCGACGCCCTCGACGTGCTGCGGCACCGGGGCGTGGGGATCCGCCGGGTGTTCCTGCTCGGGGCCGCCGCCGAGCTGCCCGCCGTACAGGCCGCCGCGCCGGGGCTGTTCGGGACGCAGGTCGTCGTGCCCGCTCCGGCGGACTACGCGGCGCTGGGCGCGGCCCGTCAGGCGGCCTGGGCGCTGGGGGTGCGGCAGGGCACGCTGGCCCCGCACGTCCCGCCGCTGTGGCCGGCCCCGCCGGCCCAGGTGTTCGAGCCGGGCGAGGACTACCCGGCCTGGCAGGCCGTCCGCCAGCAGTACGTCACCACACGGGAGCAAATGCACCCGGGGGCGTTCGGGTTCTAG
- a CDS encoding YtxH domain-containing protein: MRYKVTFLAGVALGYVVGTAAGRERYEELKKSARRIAQNPAVRNAAETAGQTGRQFAGKAFAAVGDKVGDVVPDSVAKHVRSLRERGQGTDDEWGTSNT, translated from the coding sequence ATGCGCTACAAGGTCACGTTCCTCGCCGGGGTAGCCCTGGGATACGTCGTGGGCACGGCGGCGGGGCGCGAGCGGTACGAGGAGTTGAAGAAGTCCGCCCGGCGCATCGCGCAGAACCCGGCGGTGCGCAACGCCGCCGAGACCGCCGGGCAGACCGGACGGCAGTTCGCGGGCAAGGCGTTCGCGGCGGTCGGCGACAAGGTCGGCGACGTCGTTCCCGATTCCGTGGCGAAGCACGTGCGGTCGCTGCGCGAGCGGGGGCAGGGCACCGACGACGAATGGGGCACGAGCAACACCTGA
- a CDS encoding helix-turn-helix transcriptional regulator, which translates to MLEALGLDTLVEAVYREMLADPTGGVAELGARLGITEAEVREGLDRLVDLDLLTPSRDHAGGLRAVSPEAGLEQILRRQEEELLRRQQELAASKAAAARAVAEFAGLRPNTQSDGAERLVGLDAIQSRLEVLARDLTAECLSIMPGGAQSQASLDASRPLDEDALRRGIQLRSVYQDSVRNDPATLTYVQWATDLGAQVRTSPVLPPRLVIFDRKTAVVPIDPTNSKLGALCTTAPGIVASLVTLFEQTWEQAVPLGAAREQATEDGITAAERELLKLLASGLTDEAAGKRLGVSLRTVRRQMSALMERLNATSRFEAGLRAAQRGWL; encoded by the coding sequence ATGCTGGAAGCGTTGGGACTGGACACCCTCGTAGAGGCCGTCTACCGGGAGATGCTCGCCGATCCGACCGGCGGAGTGGCCGAACTGGGCGCACGGCTGGGGATCACCGAGGCGGAGGTGCGCGAAGGACTCGACCGGCTCGTCGACCTCGACCTGCTCACCCCGTCCCGCGACCACGCGGGCGGGCTGCGGGCCGTCAGCCCCGAGGCCGGGCTGGAGCAGATCCTGCGCCGTCAGGAAGAGGAACTGCTCCGCCGCCAGCAGGAACTGGCGGCCAGCAAGGCGGCGGCGGCCCGGGCCGTCGCGGAGTTCGCGGGCCTGCGGCCCAACACCCAATCCGACGGCGCCGAACGGCTCGTGGGCCTCGACGCCATCCAGTCCCGGCTGGAGGTCCTCGCCCGGGACCTCACCGCCGAATGCCTCTCCATCATGCCGGGCGGCGCCCAGTCCCAGGCCAGCCTGGACGCCTCGCGGCCGCTGGACGAGGATGCCCTGCGGCGCGGGATCCAGCTGCGCTCCGTCTATCAGGACAGCGTCCGCAACGACCCGGCCACCCTCACCTACGTCCAGTGGGCGACCGACCTCGGGGCGCAGGTCCGCACCAGCCCCGTGCTGCCGCCCCGCCTGGTGATCTTCGACCGGAAGACCGCCGTGGTCCCCATCGACCCCACGAACTCCAAGCTCGGCGCCCTCTGCACCACCGCCCCCGGAATCGTCGCCTCCCTCGTCACCCTCTTCGAACAGACCTGGGAGCAGGCCGTCCCCCTCGGCGCCGCCCGCGAACAGGCCACCGAGGACGGCATCACCGCCGCAGAACGCGAACTGCTGAAGCTGCTGGCCTCCGGCCTGACCGACGAGGCCGCCGGCAAGCGGCTCGGGGTCTCCCTGCGCACCGTCCGCCGCCAGATGTCCGCGCTGATGGAACGCCTCAACGCCACCAGCCGCTTCGAGGCCGGACTGCGCGCCGCCCAGCGCGGCTGGCTCTGA